The genome window tttatattttaatccAAAATGATGTGAACCCCTCCCTATTCACAAAGGATAAATATTATCCAAATTATTGGAATGAGGTACAAattaagtttattatttttatttatcaactataaaataaaactaatttaaGATAGAGGGTGTTTGGTTTTGTGTATGCAATTCTTTTTATAATCCAAGTTCCCTGTGACTCCTGtctatttgtgtttttattttcatgcaaaagaaaaaaaaccactaTAACATGGTCTCAGTCTCACCAGATCATCACCTCCTTGCAGTACCAATAAAACTAATATTGTTCAATTTCCAGACATAGATAAGACAACCCCACCAAATGCAAGAATCTAATTGGAGAGTGGTTCCACGCGTTTTAAAACTCGCGTGGGTCTTCGGTTTTTCCTGCTTTATCTAACATGCCCGGTCCCAACACACTATTGccacggagagagagagaaagaaagaaactgagaaacaaaacaaaattgaaaaaaaaaaaaaaaaaactagtagtTCTTCTAagctagaagaagaagaaagaaaaatataataaaaaataaagaagagagagagagtgagtctAGTCTGTCTGTCTCTCACATGGCCTCTATGCCCTTGGGGCTAAACCATCAACAACTACAACTTCAGCCACAGACACAGCCACAGGCAGAGATTAATGAGCCACAGAAGCTAGCGCCTCGCCGCACATCTGAAATGGACTCTGATAAggtttgctttttcttttactctttcttccatttttttattattattaccatTTTACCCTTCTATTTTGTTCTGGCTAGCTCATTGTACGACGCCGTTTTGTTCGTTGTCTCTGTGTGTGTTTGTGGTTGGATCGTGTTTGATCCACCTCCGGACCTTTGCTTTTGCTTGAATTGCGAGCGATCTGGTACTTTTTCTGTGTTTCCTTACTTTGTTTGAGGTCGCCGGGAGTTTTCTCCGGCCGAATTTTCCGACGCTCTCTGATCGGACCGGTTTTCTCCTCCTTCTCACTTTAATTATCTTTACTATTTGCTTTTgaattatttgctttttttttttttccatccttttGTAGTTTGATTTTTCTAGCTGAGATCTTGATCTCTTGAGCTTCAGCTTGAGCTTACTGATAAAATTTTGTGAGCCAAAAAAAAACGAATTAtgaaagtgttttttgaaattGCTTATTTcgtaagaaaaagaaaaggagcaatAGTTATATTAGGCTGATTTTCCGGGGACTTTAAATTTCTTTCCCTTTCCGTAACCTAATAtttctcagtaaccaaacagatttttttttcttcttctagttttctcattttcattaattttgaaacttctttACTCTTCCAAGTAATCTAGGCAAATTTTGAGCTTAGTTATATTTAGATATTAGATCTTCAATTATATGGTACACTTTTTATTGGGCTTTGGAGATTTTGGGCTTTGATTTTTAGTTTGTTCTGAACGttgtgaactttttttttttcgcccTTTTGCTGTTGGTAGATTCTTATTCAAAATGTACTACTTTGCTTCACGGAGTGAATATCCTTTGGTTCTCTCTTTGTTTGGGATGCAAGCAAATTACAGCATGTGATGCTTTCTTGTGAGCTATACCCATCTTGATTTTTCCTTTCTCCTATACATATTGCTTGAGCTCATTTCGCATTGgtttatttttcattatcaCATTCCTAGGTTGTCATTGACATCCATTTGCTATTGGTTAGTTGTGTTGGTTGTTCAAGTCGAATTTGATTAGCGGCTTCTATATCATTGTTGCGCATTTGATGTACCGATCATTTTGTTTCTGTGAATGCCGTTGAATTGTATTATGAATTTTCCTCTGCATAGATTACCTTGCTATGTTTTGAATTGAACAAGGGGTGTGTCATTATCATGGGGGTGCTAAACATGGCAACTCCCCCAGATATCtacttttgtgttttgattgCAATTGGATGCTGTTAAATACATAGATATGATTGATTTTATGGTTggtctttttttgttcttgttgttgtccttcttacattttttttttttttttttttattatgattggTCTTAGAGCATAAATTCATTGCACATGTGTTCCCATGCATGTTTTGTACTGAATTAAAATAGGTTTTTGTAATTGAGCCCGTAGGTGGGTGAGGGTGTTGCGTGAGCGACATTACTAGACATTGATAGGGAGTTTTCTGATTACTATAGTTAGTTTCTATTGTTGTAGCTTTACTCATGATATGTGTTGCTATGAATTGCAGGAAATGTCTGCTGCTGTAATTGAGGGGAATGATGCAGTTACTGGACACATCATTTCAACCACCATTGGAGGCAAAAATGGCGAACCTAAAAGGGTTAGGACCTctcttttttattactttttttttttatggccttGGTTTGATTAAAACTATGTTCCATCGCctctaatttctttttatagCAAAAATTTAATGCTCTGTTGTTAATTCATTggttagagaaaaaaaaattaaaataggtTCCAGAAATAATAACACTATGTAAAATGCTGTTGTGCTTGGGTCCTAAGAGGTTCTACCATGTAGGTATTTGATGTACTTCaattagaaattataattttaaattgctGGTCAGATTTAGGGATTTTTTAGCTGTCTTTTCATCTTGTATGTTGTGGTGCTTATTATATTGCTGATTGCAGACTATCAGCTACATGGCAGAGCGTGTTGTAGGTACTGGATCTTTTGGAATTGTTTTTCAGGTACTGCCCAATTTGTGTCCTAACTATATTAACTAATAATTCTTGCTATTCTTGTATCCTTATTGAGTATTGGTTGTCACTCTTATTCAGGCAAAATGCTTGGAAACTGGGGAGACGGTGGCCATTAAGAAGGTATTGCAGGATAGACGGTATAAAAATCGTGAGCTGCAGTTAATGCGCTTGATGGATCACCCAAATGTGGTTTCCCTGAAGCATTGTTTCTTCTCTACAACAAGTAAAGATGAACTTTTTCTTAATCTAGTCATGGAATATGTTCCTGAGACTATGTACCGAGTTCTGAAGCATTACAGCAGTATGAACCAGAGGATGCCCCTCATCTATGTTAAACTCTATACATATCAAGTATGGATTTTTAatgttgttaatattttttcagctttatttttttcctaaattctcctctcttttttcctctttaaatTCTGAtaataaatggaaaatatttctCAGATTTTTAGGGGGTTGGCATATATCCATACTGTTCCTGGTGTGTGCCATAGGGATGTAAAGCCCCAAAATCTTTTGGTATGCTGTCTACcgtctttttttcttaaataagtatgactttatttttttggtcttaacttgttatttatattttctgtaGGTTGATCCTCTCACCCACCAGGTTAAGCTTTGTGACTTTGGAAGTGCAAAAGTCCTGGTATGTGTCTTCATTTCTTTCCTCCATAAGCTCCACAATTATATATGCAAATAAACTTAATCCAAATGCATTTTCAAATATGAGATTTGATAGACTTTTATTTCTTGGCTTTTGATTGCTGTTGAATAATTGAATGAATGACAAATGCATCATCTCTTGACAAGACTTGATAATGATTGAAATGTGATCTTGATCCTGCATTGTTGTTTATGTTCATATGGATGCTCTTAGAGTAGCATGCTCTTCAAACAATAAATCTTTCTTCTAACATGGTTTATAGGTTTCCAATTAACTTATCTCATACAATACATTTTGGTGTTTATGATTTTCTATCCATGTCATCAGGTCAAGGGCGAAgcaaatatttcatatatatgcTCTCGTTACTATCGGGCTCCGGAACTTATATTTGGTGCAACAGAATATACAACATCAATTGATATTTGGTCAGCTGGCTGTGTCCTCGCTGAGCTTCTTCTGGGCCAGGTTAGTCACTTCTGTGGCAGCCTATATATCAAAGTCAAATAATTTTCTCAATGGTACTTTAAGCCATATTTACTGctatgttttgtttgtttctcatAATTTCAAATGTTATGATAGCCATTGTTTCCAGGAGAAAATGCAGTCGACCAGCTTGTAGAAATTATCAAGGTGAAGCTTCATTCTCTATGTTAATGCTACTCTGAAGTATGCAGTAGCAATGCAAGTTATCATGTGATCATGTATTGTTCTTTGTAGGTTCTTGGTACCCCAACTCGAGAAGAAATTCGGTGCATGAATCCAAATTATACAGATTTTAGGTTCCCTCAAATTAAAGCTCATCCTTGGCACAAGGTATGCTTTTGTCTATATATGTCAATTGCTTAATGGTTTATCACGAagtgaataaaataagagagagtGCATGCTTCTAGCTAAATGGAGAGTCATACAAAGAGTGCAATATGATATGATCCCAAAGTTTTGGATCTAGTGCTAAAAGTGTATAATATGTTACATGCAAATAAGTGATGCTAGCTGGATGTCAACCCATGTACATCTTTCACACATTAGCACAAAATCATGAGATTTTAGGTAATGTGAAGGAGGGGCCATGAAAAACCCTGACATTAAGTTGAAATGGGCTAATTAGTTGGGCCTGTTCATGCCATCAACTGCTGTAATTGTTTACTAAGGGGCTTTCTGTCAGTGTTGTATATTCTGCATTTAATATAATGTTTCTTGCTTCAGGTTTTCCACAAACGAATGCCTCCTGAAGCAATTGACCTTGCTTCACGGCTTCTTCAATATTCACCAAGTCTTCGCTGCACTGCGGTGAGTTGGTCTTCATTTGATGAAACTTCATTTCTGTGGTCTCAAGATAATTCCATTATCGTCCATGAATGTCTGATCAAGCATGCTTGGTATGGCATTCTCTATTGTGGTGTGGGCTGCAACCTAAGGGCAGCCATTTCAAGTTGCATCATGTCCATTCCTCACAATTTGCTGTAATGACGTAAATGATAAACAGCTGTCCTATATTTCTCTCTCACTGACCTTTTTTCCTTACTTGATTGGCTTTTGCTGATGCAGTTAGAAGCATGTGCGCATCCTTTCTTTGATGAGCTACGTGAGCCCAATGCCCGCCTTCCAAATGGACGCCCATTGCCCCCTCTTTTCAACTTTAAACAGGAAGTACGTAgtcctttctttttaatttttttttttttgtgtgtgtgtgtgtgtgtgtgtgtgtgtatagagagagagagagagagagaatcatgtTATTGGGGTTATTACGTGAGTTCATATTGActttatttttcatgcatttttatgTTCATGGCATGTATGTTATCCTACAGCTCATATAAGTGGAGCCTAGCCCTTAAACCAATTGTTAAAGTGGAACTAAGACTCAACACCATAGATATAATGCTTTGTGGCTTCTTGTCTTAGCATCCAAACATGCATTAATCAATTATCAATTACTCATGCACTTGTGCAAACCTGCTGTGTGGATTTTGGTTACTTGGTGCCATTGTAATATTagttatttgttttcttcttgttCCATGCTATTCAagttttaattatgttttcatGGTTGATGTGGTAAGTAATTCATATTATagattaatacaaaattttaagtagtTGTCATATATTGCATTAGCATTGGCAGGTTTTGTCATTTACACGTTTATTGTTGATCCTTGATGCTGATCAACTATATTCTGCTGAGCTGAGAGGTATATATTGCTCCTGGGGTGGGAGTACTCTCAAAATGCACATGAGAATACCCATACTTGTTACAATGAAAACGAGACTAAATGCCCTTAATGCACTTGTCAAGTTCAACGAGTATCAAAGATGTTAGGAATGGATGAAATCCCTCTAAATGTCaggaaaatgaagaaaacaaaatggATGAAACTTGCTCTATTTAGGTAACATTTGGGATGGCATGACTTGGATGGTAGAGGAATCTGGATAGTTGAATAGTGGCTCTGGCTAGCGCAAAGGGGACCTttcaaatatatacaaaaattccATTTTTTACATCCTCATGCAGTTTTGTTTTGATGGATCTCTAGCTGGTAGATCAATTAACCATTTAATTCCAATTTGGTTACAGTTACAAGGAGCGTCACCTGAATTGATCAACAGGCTAATACCAGAGCATGTACGGCGGCAGATTGGTCTTAGCTTCCCACATCCAGCTGGTACGTAAATGTGAAGGCATGATGTAACAAGGAATCAACTCTGGTAGCGATGAAAGTGAAACAAAGGATGGCCTCTTTTGCGGTCTATGTAACCGAGCATTCTGGCTTAATGAGCAGTTTTTTCTCGGCCTGTGAAGATGTATACATATACTGGCTCTTCAGCTTAACCTGGAAATTGGTGATTCTGTCTACTATATGTCATtttagctataaaaaaaaaagtactatttCCCTACTTCTGTACATTGTTTTGATCGCAAAGATTCCAGAGCTAGGAGTATAAAAGGTGATGCTATTCATATCTAGTAGCTAGGTAGGGGCTGCAGAAGCTTAAGAGGCTCAGTAGTTGTTTGGCTTGCTATTCTATTCTTCCCCCTTTTATTAATTACTTAATCATGTTGTTATTTCTATTTATGCTTGTGCCGGTCTTTGGTTGCGAACTGAATTTCTCAATTGAAGGTTACCTTTTCCTCACCATCCCTTTTGGACTTTGCAATGAAAGAATGAATTAAATGTTtctattttatagttttataaaGCGAATGATGCGGTCAAGCTGTGGATTGTGGTGGATGAGATCAACGTATATTTGTCACCAAAATCTGACTTTACTATTTAATAATTGTAAAAGCAATTGATATTTCTGGACGTACTCGCACAGCGTCGCGTCAGTGAGTAAAGTTGTTTGCTCCAATCAAGATTACCTTTTTGGTTAAAATGGGTTCAATGAATTCTTACTTGCGTGtggtccccccccccccctctcgtCATTCGATTTGACTTGCTGAATTCTTTGTCGAAAGAAATGCTAAGGATCTCTCCAACCATGTATTTTCTGGACTCGGATCCTCTCTTTGAAATGCTTAATTCTTTTTGAATGGAGTGTCCATTTTGTGGACAggattgttttgaaataaatcaaaggTGTAGAGTATGCCACCTTATTTAAACCTAACCCAACAACTTAACTCTAGCAACTTGAACGGTGAAAAGTAAACTAgcgtttaaaattaaaaaagaaaaaaacaaacttgTGTTAGTTTAAGCGTCGGAGCCTTGGAGGTGATGATTAATGAGCGCTGGTTCACcattaatttaaacaaaaaacagattccgatttattttatttttaatgaaaccaTTGAGAGTGATTTTTCAAGGGCAAATTCAGTAGAAGCTATTTTAGAGCTGGAGTCATTAAAGCTCTACTTGATAGTAAAATCAAATATTTGATTCTACTATTGCGTATTGAAAGTTGTCACTATAAATAACAACGAATCAGGAAAATCAGGGGCGGCGTTACACACACCTCAGGGAGTTCAAGTGAACCCCTGACCTGCCccataaaaagattatatataaaatttaaaaaaaaaaaaaatttgtgttgatccctctaaaataaaaacttgaacaccttaattctattttttttttttttttttaaaaaaaaacccaactgAAATTAACTTAAATATGATTGTGGGCCAGAGAACTTGGCGACCCCGGCCCACTCTAGGCTAAGCTCAAGGCCTGCGCCGAGCAGAGAAATATCCGAGGACATGCGCTGAAAATCCAAATGGTCTAGAGATGTTGCCGAAGATGATTCTGTCCGCGGCGTTCCAGACTCCAGTGGAAAAGAACGGCAcaccatcaaaggcagcctcccaaAGCGTTCCCCGAAGAAATGACGAGTACAATAGGACGCACACGGGGGTATGGAGTGGGAGCAGTTTAAGGAAAAGTTGTTACCTCCGCATTTAATGCGCTCAACTAAcatcctggccgcattaatggtGAAAGGACTCTTGAACAATATGACCttggttgccgcaactcacagagggtttgggaaggtggctgatgggacgagCACTCGAGTAATGACCTGCAcaatcaacagatggagggttaggatcaactggaaagaagtatataatgGGAAAGACCCCCCAAGAATGGGGGATCGCGAGaaagggagaggaagagagaaaaaggagaaaacagcAACAGTCTGCATGGTCTTGAAAAACCACGGGAACCTAGTActgaaagtagaagaagaagaacatcaAGCTCCTCGGACGAAACACTCGGGGACAACATTTCAGGCTTGAACCCATTTCCTCATTGGTCCGTCCACACCCAACCATGTATAGTGATTGTGGTTTAGACCAACACCTAATTCTTAGGCCCACTctttaaaaattcattgttttgggccaGTTGGGCTTGAAACCTCTTGTCCAATAGGAATAGCGCTCAAAACCAACACCCTACAATGATCATTGtacaaatattttcacaataaaagtTAAGTAGTAAGTTGTAATTGGCTTTTATCTGGATTTATAACTAGCATAACTTTTTTACCTACCATCTTGattttgttgtgatatttttatgaaagtgttgtgtcAAAACActactcttaaaatatttaattttataaaaaataaaatcaaataaaaaatcaaatttttgatcattcgttaaaatttttttttaaaagccttCTCTCTCGGACTATGACTTACTTTGGCATTGATAAcagaataaagtttttttttttccttgcactTTTCTTCTACATCTGTGGTTTATTAAATGTatgattagttatttaattCTATTTGTTTATGTATTAAATAGTTGTTGTCTTATCGatctttaaattattaataatttttttagactattgtaaaatatagttgtattgTATGGAAGAGgtgtataaagaaaaaaaaatctagtcatttttttttttttacttccctACCCAAGATAAATTTCTAACTCCGCTAATACTGACCCCCAAGAAAAAAATCCCAGAGCCGCTATTGGGGAAAATGACCTTGAATTATTTTGTTAGCGCTATTATTATTAGATAACAATGATCCAAAAATTCGTTCTTTTCCTATAATGAATGAGAATTCTTTAATGGGTTCTCATTTTTGAGAGCAACCATGAAGTCCCtaagaattctaaaaaagaaaattttaccaAATCGCCGCTTTGCATCACATAGTGGTTTATTAGAACTAGAAAGTAGTTCTCTGTTTCTTGTAATTTCACAAAACAGAAGATTTTAAACTCAGAATGGTAGAGGaaccaaaataagaaaagaagtAACCACCTTATATGTAATCAAACCCATTTTTTCTCCTAAAACTTAAGATGAACCCATTTTCAgggaaacaaacacatacactAAGCTTCAAACCACGGCTGCCGCCCGACCATCATCAACAGCCTTCTAAGATATAACCCGGCTGCCGCCCAACCATCATCAACAACCTACCACCTTGACCATTAGCCTCAGCCATTCAGCATTCATTACCTCCACCCCTTATGGACTGCACAATAGAAAGGAGCccaaagagagagatatcaaaTTTGGTTGCAGTAGAGTTAACACagtctatgttttttttttaaaacgttATTTACTTACCGCCGTTAAAGTTAGCTAGAGTTAAGTTGTTGGGTTGAGATATATACTTTTAAATGAGGTGGCATAGTCTTCACCTTAGATTCATTTCAAATTGATCTTGTCCATAAAATGGGTACTCTCCATTTCAAAgcgaaatggagaggatccggatccctttttttggctgaataacaATTAAGAGAGATAGATATGGATAAACACCAGGTAACGTGAAATATTGGGCCTTTTGGGGAGGGGATGAGAGAGGCAGGTCGACCTGCCAGATGAGAACTGGGGATGGGGGTAGGTGCCAATCGAACTTGTAGCCTGTTGGCATGGAATATCATCATATTTGACTATAATTACTTTACAGTCTACACATGCCTGCACGTTTTATATCAAAGTTAATTATCCGAACAAGTCAAAGAGCAACTAGTTACCGCAATAATTCTTTAATTTGATTCCATCAAATGATAAGAACAGAAATGTATATGCCTTGGATATGTCAAAATCCTTCCAGCTCagatgtatttttttaactagaacCAATAAATTTCCACACAAATTTTAGGTGTAGCCATTTTCATGGTTCATGTATTACAAGATGGGGTttcccacccaaaaaaaaaaaaaaaaccctcaccATTATTGGTGGAAAAAATTAGGATGAGCATATAATGATGTCTCTTTTATTACATCCTTTCCAATTCATTTATGAATGGGAAGGAAGATTACAAAAATCCCAATGAAATTTGTGATGTCTTCGACTTTATATCTAAGGCACCCTCTAAGAATTTGACTTCTGGAACAAGCCACTAAGCAGATTTCGAGACCTCGTTGATGGCATTAGCTAAGTATCCAACATTACCTGTAGTGACACCCGCCATACTGtgtacaaatatttttttcacatatcAGAAAAATCCTATTGTTATGggattatataaaagaaaatagatagTATGACATATTACCTGATACGACCATTTCTAGTAAGGTAAATATGAAATTCACTCGTCAAACGATCCACTTGTTCAGGGGTCAACCCACTATAACAAAACATACCAATCTGTTTACAAGGACCATAATGATTAGAATATCAACTTGAGCAAATGGTTCAAATTggagatttaaaataaaataaaataaaattaaaaaaaaaaggtaaggcACCAGAATTGATTATAAGTAACTCTAACAAATTTTAAGATACCTGATTAGTTATGTGCTCCCATGATAAGGGTGATCCCAACTTTTCAAGATTTTCTCGTAGAGCTGTTCGCATTCCGATGATGCGATCTGCCATGACCTGGAGAAAAGATGATATTGATAGATTCATTTAAGTTATGTTTGGATTTGAACACTTAAAATCAAGGGATTTGAAGAACAATAATTACTAtgaattgtttgatataaatttaacaaCACATGATAATGTGAACTTTGGAGATTTTAATCAAAATGATGCTGAAAGTTACATGGTCTCGAGAAAAAATGGCAATGATTTTCTTCTAAGTAAAATTACATGTACATCACAATAATCAGATTGCTTATTTGAAGGTTGCAGAATTACCTCACAATAATGTGTAAGATCTTAAATATCAAACAAACATGAGAGTCATGTAGTAATAAGTCTGAATATTTCA of Quercus lobata isolate SW786 chromosome 8, ValleyOak3.0 Primary Assembly, whole genome shotgun sequence contains these proteins:
- the LOC115955678 gene encoding shaggy-related protein kinase eta-like, with product MASMPLGLNHQQLQLQPQTQPQAEINEPQKLAPRRTSEMDSDKEMSAAVIEGNDAVTGHIISTTIGGKNGEPKRTISYMAERVVGTGSFGIVFQAKCLETGETVAIKKVLQDRRYKNRELQLMRLMDHPNVVSLKHCFFSTTSKDELFLNLVMEYVPETMYRVLKHYSSMNQRMPLIYVKLYTYQIFRGLAYIHTVPGVCHRDVKPQNLLVDPLTHQVKLCDFGSAKVLVKGEANISYICSRYYRAPELIFGATEYTTSIDIWSAGCVLAELLLGQPLFPGENAVDQLVEIIKVLGTPTREEIRCMNPNYTDFRFPQIKAHPWHKVFHKRMPPEAIDLASRLLQYSPSLRCTALEACAHPFFDELREPNARLPNGRPLPPLFNFKQELQGASPELINRLIPEHVRRQIGLSFPHPAGT